Genomic DNA from Lutibacter sp. A80:
ATGACAAGAAAATTGCTGTTGGTCCATCAGCACCACCAATAATTCCAATTGCACCAGCTTCAGGTAAGCTAAACCCTAGATAAAGAGCTCCCATAAATGTGGCAAATACACCAATTTGTGCAGCAGCACCTAATAACATTAGTTTTGGATTTGCAATTAAAGATGAGAAATCTGTCATTGCACCAATTCCTAAGAAAATTAAAGGAGGATATACACCTTTAACCACCCCAAAATATAGGTAGTTTAAAACAGATCCTGTTTCGTAAATTCCAGTTTGGTTACCGGCAACAAAGGGTATATTACCCAAAATTACACCTGTTCCAATTGGAATTAAAAGTAGTGGTTCGTAATCGTATTTTATTCCTAGAAATATAAATATAATTCCTATAACAATCATAATTACGTGACCAGACGTTACATTTGCAAAACCTGTATAATTGTAAAACTGTTCAATTCCTTTAAGAGCTCCAATTTGTGAGCCTGAATTTGTTGTATTTTCAACTTGTTCCGTTTGAACAGTGTTTTCTAAATTAGTTGAGTTTGTATTTGTGCCAAGTCCAAGTGCCGGTCTTATAAAGATCAACAGAGATAAAGCACAAAATATTATTATTACTTTCTTCATTTTTTTTCTTTTAGAGAATTATTTGAATTATATAATTTAAAAACAGATAATTCAGAAATTTTTATTCTAGTTCAATCATTGCTTGGTCTTGAAGCACTTGTTGTCCAACCGCTACGTTAATGGCAGTAACAGTACCTGCTTTTTCACAAACAATATTGTTTTCCATTTTCATTGCTTCTAATACTAGCATTCTATCACCAACTTTAAGAGTATCACCAACTTTTATGTCAAGAGATAATACTACTCCTGGAATTGGAGCAACAACTTTAGTAGTTTGAGATGCTGTTGGACTAACTTTTAAAGGTTCTGCAGGTCTTTTTGATGCAGAGCGTACAAGAGTAGGAGTTTTTGTTTTTTTAATTTCCTTACTCATTTCTACAACATAGTTAGTACCATTTACTTCTAGGTTAATAATATTATCTTCGTGTGACTTTACATTAACTGTATAGCCGTTTTCGTTTACTTTAAATTTATAAGTTTTCATTGTGTTAAAATCTGTTTTGCATTCCATAAATTTTGGAACTCCAAGGTGAATATGTTTTTTTAACTTGTTTTATTGTTAAAATTCCGCTTTCGTGATCGTGTTGTTCGCCTAAATACATATGGATAGATGCACCAATAGCAGCTGCAATTTCTCCAGTAAAATCTTTATCGGCTTCTACTTTAATTTCGCTAATTTTTTTATCTTTTCCTTTGGTAATTATTTTATAAACATAAAGCAATAGTGGTAGTCCATATTTAAAGAACATAGCTAGTATTACTAAAGCGCTAAAAACAATTAACAAACCTGTTATCAATATAACGTATCCTTCGTTAATTTGATCTGACATTAAAGGTATAAACATAGTTATAGTGGTATATTTGAATGTTTTTTTGGAGGGTTAACCTCTTTTTTATTTCTAAGTAATTCTAAAGCTCTAACAATTCTGAAACGTGTATTTCTTGGCTCAATTACATCATCAATAAATCCGTATTTTGCAGCCATATATGGGTTTGCAAATCTTTCGGTATATTCATCTTCTTTTTTCTGAATGAATTCTTGTTTTTCGTCAGCATCTTCAATTTTTCTAATTTTAGATCCTTCTAATACTTCAACAGCTCCTTTAGCTCCCATTACAGCAATTTCAGCAGTTGGCCAAGCATAATTTAAGTCACCACGTAATTGTTTACAACTCATTACATCGTGTGCTCCACCGTAAGATTTACGTAAAGTAATAGTTACTTTTGGTACTGTAGCTTCACCGTAAGCAAATAATAATTTAGCTCCGTGTAAAATAATACCACCATATTCTTGTCCTGTTCCTGGTAAGAAACCTGGTACATCAACTAGAGTTACAAGAGGAATGTTGAATGCATCACAAAAACGTACAAATCTTGCAGCTTTTCTAGAAGCTTCTATATCTAACACACCTGCGTAGTATTTTGGTTGGTTGGCAACAATACCAACTGGTTGTCCATTAAATCTAGCAAAACCTACACAAATATTACGAGCATAACTTCTATGTACTTCTGTAAATTCACCATTATCTGCAAGAATTGAAATTACATCAACAATATCGTATGGTTGATTAGGGTTTTCTGGAATAATTTCATTTAGAGCATCTTCTAATCTATCAATAGGATCATTACAAGTAATAATAGGTGCTTCTTCTAAATTATTTGATGGTAAATAGCTTAATATTTTGCGAACTAATAATAAGTTTTCTTCGTCATTTTCTGCTAAGAAATGCGATACTCCAGATTTTGTAGAGTGTATTTTTGCACCACCTAATTGTTCTGTAGTTACAACTTCACCAGTTACTGTTTGCACTACTTTAGGACCAGTAACAAACATATAACTTGTTTCTTCTGTCATAATAGTGAAATCTGTTAAAGCAGGAGAATATACTGCACCACCAGCACAAGGACCTAAAATTGATGAAATTTGAGGTATTACACCAGAAGCCATAATATTACGTTGGAAAATTTCTGCATAACCAGCTAAAGATCTTACACCTTCTTGAATACGTGCTCCACCAGAATCGTTTAGT
This window encodes:
- a CDS encoding acyl-CoA carboxylase subunit beta → MANQDKINELIEKRAKAKLGGGEKRIESQHAKGKLTARERIDILLDEDSFEEFDMFVTHRTKSFGLDKQVYLSDGVVTGHGTIDGRIVYVFAQDFTVFGGSLSETYALKICKVMDMAMKIGVPVIGLNDSGGARIQEGVRSLAGYAEIFQRNIMASGVIPQISSILGPCAGGAVYSPALTDFTIMTEETSYMFVTGPKVVQTVTGEVVTTEQLGGAKIHSTKSGVSHFLAENDEENLLLVRKILSYLPSNNLEEAPIITCNDPIDRLEDALNEIIPENPNQPYDIVDVISILADNGEFTEVHRSYARNICVGFARFNGQPVGIVANQPKYYAGVLDIEASRKAARFVRFCDAFNIPLVTLVDVPGFLPGTGQEYGGIILHGAKLLFAYGEATVPKVTITLRKSYGGAHDVMSCKQLRGDLNYAWPTAEIAVMGAKGAVEVLEGSKIRKIEDADEKQEFIQKKEDEYTERFANPYMAAKYGFIDDVIEPRNTRFRIVRALELLRNKKEVNPPKKHSNIPL
- a CDS encoding biotin/lipoyl-containing protein: MKTYKFKVNENGYTVNVKSHEDNIINLEVNGTNYVVEMSKEIKKTKTPTLVRSASKRPAEPLKVSPTASQTTKVVAPIPGVVLSLDIKVGDTLKVGDRMLVLEAMKMENNIVCEKAGTVTAINVAVGQQVLQDQAMIELE
- a CDS encoding OadG family protein → MFIPLMSDQINEGYVILITGLLIVFSALVILAMFFKYGLPLLLYVYKIITKGKDKKISEIKVEADKDFTGEIAAAIGASIHMYLGEQHDHESGILTIKQVKKTYSPWSSKIYGMQNRF